In Rissa tridactyla isolate bRisTri1 chromosome 23, bRisTri1.patW.cur.20221130, whole genome shotgun sequence, the following are encoded in one genomic region:
- the RHBG gene encoding ammonium transporter Rh type B: MPEDTTASRLRLAGLSFLLQILTIILFAVFVRYSPESGSGPCSQQLNCSWKNRDLGFQHPRFRHVHLQDLLGFGLLVAFLGRYGPGSVAISILVVAFAIQWAVLIQGFLYFFLNGKIYVGSQSMVSADFCTAAVLISTGALLGRVNPVQMLLLTLLGVTLFSINEYILLSLMGVSDSGGCLTVHTFGAYFGLMVSRILHQPHMDKRKEQQDTGHQPDVFTVLGTIYLWIFWPSFASATTVHNNAEPWAVLNTYFSLAASTLAAFVLSPVLYEESTLRMVQIQDATLAGAAVMGMAGEMLVTPFGALIAGFLAGLIPPLGFRFLTPVLRSRLKTQDTCGIHNVHGLPGILGTLLGTLLTALATADAYGGRLELVFPLVAQGSRTATDQALCQLCALPVTLLLASLGGCLTGAVLKTKGLRSPPDTRYLENPGLREVAEEGGDRRASRKEPSTSTLV, from the exons ATGCCTGAGGACACCACCGCTTCCAGGCTGCGGCTCGCCGGGCtgtccttcctcctccaaatCCTCACCATCATCCTCTTCGCTGTCTTTGTGCGGTACAGCCCAGAGAGCGGCTCCGGTCCCTGCTCCCAGCAACTCAACTGCAGCTGGAAAAACCGGGATTTGGGTTTTCAGCATCCCC gTTTCCGGCATGTCCACCTCCAAGATCTCCTCGGCTTCGGGCTCCTGGTGGCTTTCCTCGGCCGCTACGGGCCAGGCAGCGTGGCCATCAGCATCCTCGTCGTGGCCTTCGCCATCCAGTGGGCCGTCCTGATCCAGGGGTTTTTGTACTTCTTCCTGAATGGCAAAATTTACGTGGGATCTCAGAG catgGTCAGTGCCGACTTCTGCACCGCAGCCGTTCTGATCTCCACCGGAGCTCTCCTGGGCAGGGTAAACCCCgtgcagatgctgctgctcacCCTGCTGGGAGTCACCCTCTTCAGTATCAACGAATACATCCTGCTCAGTCTCATGGGG GTGAGTGACAGCGGGGGCTGCTTGACCGTCCACACCTTTGGTGCTTATTTTGGCTTGATGGTTTCACGGATCCTGCACCAGCCTCATATGGAcaagaggaaagagcagcaggacACGGGGCACCAGCCAGACGTCTTCACTGTGCTTG GAACCATCTACCTGTGGATCTTCTGGCCCAGCTTCGCCTCAGCCACCACGGTCCATAACAACGCCGAGCCCTGGGCAGTGCTCAACACCTACTTCTCGCTGGCGGCGAGCACCCTGGCCGCCTTTGTCCTCTCGCCTGTCCTCTATGAGGAGAGCACCCTGCGGATG GTTCAGATCCAGGATGCCACCTTGGCTGGGGCGGCTGTGATGGGTAtggctggggagatgctggtcaCCCCCTTCGGGGCCCTCATCGCGGGGTTTCTGGCTGGCTTGATCCCCCCGCTTGGCTTCAGATTCCTCACG CCCGTCCTGCGCTCCAGGCTGAAAACCCAGGACACGTGCGGGATTCACAACGTCCACGGGCTGCCGGGGATCCTGGGCACCCTGCTGGGGACGCTGCTGACGGCACTGGCCACTGCCGATGCTTATGGTGGCAG GCTGGAACTCGTCTTCCCGCTGGTGGCCCAGGGCAGCCGGACGGCCACCGACCAGGCACTCTGCCAGCTCTGCGCCCTCCCCGTCACCCTGCTGCTGGCCAGCCTCGGGGGCTGCCTGACGG GAGCCGTCCTGAAAACGAAAGGGCTGAGATCTCCCCCGGACACGCGGTACCTGGAAAACCCCGGCCTCCGAGAG GTGGCCGAGGAAGGAGGCGACCGCAGGGCGAGCAGAAAGGAGCCGAGCACCAGCACCTTGGTCTGA